One window of Saccharopolyspora phatthalungensis genomic DNA carries:
- the cobM gene encoding precorrin-4 C(11)-methyltransferase yields MTVRFVGAGPGAADLITVRGRDVVASSPVCLYAGSLVPEELLEHCPNGAKLVDTAKLTLDEILAEMLAAHEAGLDVARLHSGDPSVFSAVAEQMRRLDAAGVPYEMVPGVPAFAAAAASLNREFTVPGVGQTVVLTRTSARATPMPEHEDLATLGRSRATMVLHLAVNRIEELVKELVPNYGADCPVAVVANASRADEIILRATLSDIAEHVRAAGIVRTAVVVVGKVLTASEFPDSHLYSAARCRDL; encoded by the coding sequence ATGACGGTTCGTTTCGTGGGTGCCGGGCCCGGGGCCGCGGACCTGATCACCGTGCGGGGCCGCGATGTCGTCGCCTCGTCGCCGGTGTGCCTGTACGCGGGAAGCCTGGTGCCGGAGGAGCTGCTGGAGCACTGCCCGAACGGCGCCAAACTGGTGGACACGGCAAAGCTGACCTTGGACGAGATCCTCGCCGAAATGCTGGCCGCGCACGAAGCCGGACTCGATGTGGCGCGACTGCATTCCGGAGACCCGTCGGTGTTCAGCGCCGTCGCCGAGCAGATGCGCCGCCTCGACGCCGCCGGGGTGCCCTACGAAATGGTGCCGGGTGTCCCGGCATTCGCGGCCGCGGCGGCCTCGCTGAACCGCGAGTTCACCGTGCCGGGCGTCGGTCAGACCGTGGTGCTCACCCGCACTTCCGCACGCGCGACGCCCATGCCTGAGCACGAGGACCTCGCCACGCTCGGACGCAGCCGGGCGACCATGGTGCTGCACCTGGCGGTCAACCGCATCGAGGAGCTCGTCAAGGAGCTCGTGCCTAACTACGGTGCGGATTGCCCCGTGGCCGTGGTAGCGAACGCGAGCCGGGCGGACGAGATCATCCTGCGCGCAACGCTTTCCGACATCGCCGAGCACGTGCGCGCCGCGGGCATCGTGCGAACCGCCGTCGTCGTGGTGGGCAAGGTGCTGACGGCCTCCGAATTTCCGGACAGCCACCTATACTCCGCTGCCCGCTGCCGCGATTTGTGA
- the cbiE gene encoding precorrin-6y C5,15-methyltransferase (decarboxylating) subunit CbiE: MTVHQEKPRLVYVVGIGADGVASMSPHARNIVDSAEVLFGSSRQLDLVPEASGQRVTWPTPMLPALPGLLAEHADRSICVLASGDPMYYGIGATLVKLLGPDRVRITPHPSSLSLACARMGWPLQETTVVSLVGRPVELLHTRVQPGNRLLVLSSDGTTPNDVAALLRARGYGPSSMTVLTELGGVQEGRISSTADEWDQEVVNPLNVIALECRAAPDAMHLPSTPGLPDDAFEHDGQLTKRDVRAITLARLAPSPGQLLWDVGAGAGSIAIEWMRSDPSCRAIAIEHRDDRARRIATNASALGVPGLRIVTEAAPRALDGLDEPDAIFVGGGGTAPGVLEACWAALRRGGRLVVNAVTLELEVLVAEWYSRLGGELVRISVERAAPIGGYTGWRPAMPVTQWAVRKP; this comes from the coding sequence GTGACCGTTCACCAGGAGAAGCCGCGGCTCGTCTACGTCGTGGGCATCGGGGCCGACGGAGTGGCGAGCATGTCCCCGCACGCCCGGAACATCGTGGACTCCGCGGAGGTGCTGTTCGGCAGCTCGCGGCAGCTCGACCTCGTACCCGAAGCGAGCGGACAGCGGGTGACCTGGCCCACGCCGATGCTTCCGGCGTTGCCGGGTCTGCTCGCCGAGCACGCCGACCGGTCGATCTGCGTGCTGGCCAGTGGCGACCCGATGTACTACGGAATCGGCGCGACGTTGGTGAAGCTGCTGGGCCCGGATCGCGTGCGGATCACGCCGCATCCGTCATCGCTGTCGCTGGCGTGCGCTCGGATGGGCTGGCCGCTGCAGGAGACCACGGTCGTGAGCCTGGTGGGCAGACCGGTAGAACTGCTGCACACCCGGGTGCAGCCGGGAAACCGGCTGCTGGTCCTCAGTTCCGACGGCACCACTCCCAACGACGTGGCCGCGCTGCTGCGGGCGCGCGGTTACGGGCCGAGCAGCATGACAGTGCTCACCGAGCTCGGCGGTGTGCAGGAAGGGCGGATCAGCTCCACTGCCGACGAGTGGGACCAGGAAGTCGTGAACCCGCTCAACGTGATCGCGCTTGAGTGCCGCGCGGCTCCCGACGCGATGCACCTGCCGAGCACACCGGGTTTGCCGGACGACGCCTTCGAGCACGACGGGCAGCTCACCAAGCGCGACGTGCGCGCGATCACGCTGGCGCGGCTGGCTCCCTCCCCCGGACAGCTGTTGTGGGACGTCGGTGCCGGGGCCGGTAGCATCGCGATCGAGTGGATGCGCAGTGATCCGTCCTGCCGGGCGATCGCGATCGAGCACCGCGATGACCGGGCGCGGCGCATCGCGACGAACGCGAGTGCGCTGGGCGTCCCCGGCCTCCGGATCGTCACCGAAGCCGCGCCGCGCGCGCTGGACGGGCTGGACGAGCCCGACGCGATCTTCGTCGGTGGCGGTGGGACCGCACCGGGTGTGCTAGAAGCGTGCTGGGCCGCTTTGCGACGAGGTGGTCGGCTGGTGGTCAACGCGGTCACATTGGAGTTGGAGGTACTGGTGGCCGAGTGGTACAGCCGCCTCGGCGGTGAACTGGTCCGGATCTCGGTGGAACGCGCGGCGCCGATCGGCGGCTACACCGGCTGGCGGCCCGCGATGCCGGTGACGCAGTGGGCGGTGCGCAAGCCATGA
- a CDS encoding pyridoxamine 5'-phosphate oxidase family protein, producing MSQESALDDVSEGFRRFWQERHLSTLTTVRRDGTPHVVPVGVTLDIEAATARVISSSTSHKVRQIIAAGREGAPVAVCQVDGRRWSTLQGRAVVRADPAAVADAERRYEQRYKKPRPNPSRVVIEISVTKALGTV from the coding sequence GTGAGCCAGGAGTCCGCTCTTGACGACGTGAGCGAGGGGTTCCGGCGGTTCTGGCAGGAACGGCACCTGAGCACGCTGACCACGGTGCGCCGGGACGGAACACCGCACGTGGTCCCGGTCGGGGTGACCCTCGACATCGAGGCGGCCACGGCGCGCGTGATTTCCTCAAGCACCTCGCACAAGGTGCGCCAGATCATCGCGGCCGGGCGGGAGGGCGCGCCCGTCGCGGTCTGCCAGGTCGACGGGCGGCGCTGGTCCACCCTGCAGGGCCGGGCCGTGGTGCGGGCCGACCCCGCGGCGGTAGCCGACGCGGAGCGCCGGTACGAGCAGCGCTACAAAAAGCCCCGCCCGAACCCATCCCGCGTGGTGATCGAGATCTCCGTGACGAAGGCCCTCGGCACGGTCTAG